The sequence below is a genomic window from Mycobacterium spongiae.
CGTCGCCTTCAGGGCCTTGCGGGCATGGCTACGGTGCCAACCTGTGTTAGCGCATAGCTCGCCCAACATCCTGCTTTTGAATCGCTTATCAGCGACCACGTAGCGGATCGTGGTCATCTCGGTCACCGCCCTGCGCTCAGCCAACGTCAATCCCATCGCCGAGGCCTAGCCACACCCCACTGAGACCTCACGTAGGCATGCCGCACGCGCGCATTTTCAATGAGGCAACGAATAGCCGCTTCGCGCGCACAAAAGGCGATTCGACGCGCCCTAGCTCGACCCTAGGCTTGACATTGTATCGAACACCAGTTCGAATAGTGGCATGCGTTGGGCTGGCCAGGCCGTCGCGATCAATGGGAAGCCGGTCGACGACGGCGCGCTCCCCGGGCTGCAGCGGATCGGCTTCGTCCGCAGGGTGCGTGCTCCGGAATTCGACGGCATCACCTTCCACGAAGTGCTGTGCAAGTCCGCCCTGAACAAGGTGCCCAATGCTGCGCTGTTGCCATTTCGGTACACCGTCAACGGCTATCGCGGATGTTCGCACGGCTGTCGGTACTGTTTCGCGCGGCCCACTCACGAATACCTGGACTTCAACTGCGGCAGCGATTTTGACTCCGAGGTAGTGGTGAAGACCAACGTCGTCGAAGTATTACGCCGCGAGCTGCATCGGGCGTCGTGGCGGCGCGAGACCGTGGCGCTGGGCACCAACACCGATCCCTACCAGCGCGCCGAGGGCCGCTACGTGCTGATGCCAGGCATCATTGGCGCGCTTGCTGGGTCCGGAACACCGATGTCGATTCTGACCAAGGGCACGCTGCTTCGCCGAGACTTGCCGCTGCTCGCTCAGGCATCCGAACAGGTTCCGGTGGCGCTTGCGGTGTCGCTGGCGGTGTGCGATCCGGAACTGCAGCGCGATGTCGAACCGGGCACGCCAGCCCCGGCTGCGCGCCTGGCGCTGGTTACGGCGATCCGTGAAGCGGGCCTCGACTGCCATGTGATGGTCGCGCCGGTGCTTCCGCACCTCACCGACTCGGTGGAGCACCTCGACCTTCTGCTTGGCCACATTGGCGCCGCCGGCGCCTCTGGCGTCACGGTGTTCGGTCTGCACTTGCGCGGTTCGACACGTGGCTGGTTCTTGTCCTGGCTGGGTCGCTCGCACCCCGAGCTTGTCGGCACGTACCGCGAGCTCTACCGGCGCGGTGCCTACCTGCCCCCGAGCTACCGAGAGACGTTGCGCCAGAGAGTAGCCCCGCTCATCGCGAAGTATCGGTTGGCGGGAGATCGTCACGAGGCTGTGCCGGCGACCGAATCGGTGGTGACGCAACCACGTGGGCAGCTGACTTTGTTCTAGTCCAGGTTCTAGCATGCGCAGCACAGTTATCGGATCGTTACCCCCGAGATCGTCAAGTAACTTGACAGTCTTCTAGGTCGCCCGTAGCGTCCGAAAAAAGCCGATCTGCGCTCGTCGAGGGCGCAGCCGTCTCGCCATAGCGAAGGAGCGACTAATGAAATCTTGGAGCATCCCTGCCCCGTCGGTGCGCCGTACTCTGGCCGCTTGTGGAATTGGCGGAGTCACCGCAGCCGCACTTGTCATTCCATCGGCGGGCGCCGCGCCGAATCCGTGCACGGCGCAAGGACTCTTCACGACCTCCAGCTCGGTATTTGCGGCCACTGGGCAGTACCTAGAAGCGCATCCAGCGCTCAACCAAACCTTGACTGATGTGAACTCGCAGTCGGATGATCAGGCCCAGGCCACGGTTCGGGACTACTTCAGCGCCAATCCAGGGGAGTACCTTGAAATGCGCGAAATCGTTCGGCCGCTGGGCGATTTGCAGGATCAATGCAACTCTTCGGTCGGGCCTAGCAGAGTCGGTAAGTTGATTCAGGGCTTGCTGGCATAGCCGGCGGCCAGAGGTATTACGAATCGGCTTCCGCGTCGAGCAAGATCTGCAAGGTCTTGCGTAGCTCGCCAAATCGCTGCTGGCCCAGGATCTGCTGCCATTGCTTTTCGACATCGAGGGCATCGGAACGCATCACCCGCAGTGCGCGGCGGCCGCGCGGAGTCAGCCTGATGATGCGGGTGCGGGCGTCGGCCGGGTTGGGCACGCGAGTGACGTAGCGGTGTCTTTCCAAGGCCGCCATCCCCTGTGCGACTGCCTGACGGCTCACCCCGAGGCGGTCGGCCACATCCGATGCATGCAGTGCGCCTCCGGCCAGTGGTACCAACGCGACCGCTTGCGCCGGTCGGATCCCGTCGAGTCCGGCTGCGGCGAACGCCGCCCTCAAGCGCGGACCCCTGGATGCAGCCACCAATTGCACCAGAGCAGGAACGGTGGGCTTCCAGCCGGCATCAAGACCACGTCGCATGACCCGAGTCTGCCACCCGAGCGCGAATGACAAGATGCTTGGCAAGTGAGTCGCGGGGTAGCGGTTCTGGGCAGAAGCGAGCGCGTCGTGAGGCTCACGAGGCCGCATCGCCACGCGGTTTGGTCAAGGTGAACTGGTCGATCGCCGTGACTGTGCCAAACGGCCCTGTCACCGCATAGTGCGTCGCCTCGATCGAGGTGCTCCCACCCGGCTGGCCGGGATCGACGTCGAAAGCCACAAAGCCGTAAGGGTTGTCGCGGTCGCGAAACGCAGACCAGGGCGCATCCTCGAGCACGTATCGGGGTGCCTTGTGCCCAAGCGCGGGATCAAACGGGCCGACGCTCGTCAAGACGCGGCATCGAGGTCGGGGGAAGAAGTTCGCATTGGATGGTCTGGACGTGCCGCCCCCGCCTATGACGAGATGGACGGTTCCTCGGGTGGCGTCGATGACGTCGGTGCCGGCGTCGACAGGGATCGGCGTTCGGACATCGGTCCCGAGTGCTCCCCGTACGGGATGCGACCGCTCGTAGTGATGTTCGTGACCGCACAACACCAGATCAACCCCGTACCGGTCGAATAGTGGCAGCCATTCTTCGCGGATACCGAGATCGGCGCCGTTGGTATGGTCGGTGGTCGATATCGCCGTTTGATGCATGACGACGACCACCCAATCAACCTCCGGGCTGCGTCGGGCAGCGGCGAGTTCGCCCTCGAGCCAGTGCCTTTGCTCTCCGCTCGAGTAACCTCTGATGTAGGAGGCGCCGCCGTCTTGGTAGGCGACGTCGTCGTTGCTCAGGCTGATCACGCGCACCGAGCCAGCGGTGAACGAATACCACAAACCTCGAAGTTCCCCAGGCGATCCGGAGTCAGGTAATGCGAAGTAAGTCTGATATGCGCCGAAACCGATTGGCCCGTTCCCCAACTCGTTCTCGTGATTGCCCGCTGCGGGCATCCAGGGCCGGTATCGCGCCGAGCGAGAGTTGTTCGCGAACCAGTCCGACCAGGTGCGAATCCGGTCCAGTGCGAGGTTTGCATAGCACAGGTCGCCGTTGACCAGGTTGAACAACGGAGCGATGCGCTCGATCGCGACGGTAATGTCGGCAGCCGCGGGTGACCCGAGGTTGTCGCTGACATACCGGCCGCCGGTCAACCTGCCCAGGGTGGGCGTCGCCTGATCCCCGAAGCTGGTGAAGCGCAGCGCCTTTCGCCCGAGCGGCGCGGTTCGTATAGTCCCTAGCTGCGGATCGGCGCCGTCGTGCACTGCGGCATACACGTAGTCGGTGTCCGGCGTCAGGTTGGTCAGGCGGGCATGGTTGACCCGGACCTCGGTTGTGGATTTCGCGTCCCGGTATGTTCGGGTTGCCGCCGCGACTGTCTTACCGAAGCCGGAGGTCGGCGTACCCAGCATGACCCGTGGATTGCGAACCGCGTCGGTGGTGTGCCATGACACCACGACCTCGGTGGCGGCGTTCGCGCCGAATTGCAGATGCAGACCGCCCACTGGCGCCGCCCCATTCGTATCGGGCTGGTACCAGACGGTCGGGTCGTGGCGGCGGGGCCACAACAGTGCGGCTCCGCCGACCCCGACGCCCATCCCGAGAAACGCTGAGGCTGCGCCCGTCGTCAAGAGCTTTCGCCGGTTGATCCCCGGAGGTGGCGCGACACCATCGGCGTGCTGCTGCGTTTCGTCGCCCATTGATGCTTCCTACCGGAGCCGAGTGAACGTCGCGCAACTGGCCTGCCCGTCGTGGCCGCACCGCTGCGCGGTCGCGTGCTCGCTCAACCACGAAGCGTGGTAACACGGCGGGTAGCGTCGTCGATATGAAAGGCATGCACATAGGGGCGACTGGCCTGTCGATGGCAGCGTGCACTGTGACCGTTCTCACCGTGGCCATGCCGGCGACCTCGCATGCCGATCCGGCCGGACATCAGGTCACCTACACAGTGACGACCACCAGCGATCTGACGGCCAACATTCGATACATGCATGCCGATCCGCCGAGCCAGGCAGCATTTGACGCGGAGTCGTCGAAGTACCTGACCACGGTGCACACCCCGATCATCGGTGGCCAGCCACTGGTGTACACGGCCACCTTGGCGGACCCGAACCAGTGGGCGATAGTTACCGCGAGCGGCGGCCTGCGGGTCAATCCGGAATTCCACTGCGAGATCGCCGTCGATGGCCAGGTGGTGGTGTCAGAGAACGGTGGCAGTGGCGTGAAGTGCTCGACACGCCCCTGGTAGTTGGTGAGCGATCGCTCGCGACCGAGTGGGCCATAACGCTCAGTGCCGGCGGAAATCAGACGCTGCATGATTTCCGCCGGCACTGGCACCCGAGAAGCGGATCCGGGCTATTTGGTCGGCCTTGTCAGTCGCAGATAACCGCTTGAGCTACCTCAATTCGGCGCGTTCTCATGATCCCTGCCATTCGGTATTTGCTGCAATCCACCAAGCGGGCCGAATAATTGTCCTGCGCTAGGAGGAAGCTCGTGTCCCCCAATCGGGGGATATGGCGTTGGTTTCGGCCCGCGGTGCCGCGCAGCAGCTAGCCGAGGTCGCGAGTGGCGAAGGTGTCGCACTTGTTCGGGTCGCCGGTCTGATAGCCGACGGTAAACCACTTCTGCCGTTGCGCCGACGATCCGTGCGTCCAGGATTCTGGGCTGATATGCCCCGTCACCTGCTCCTGGATGCGGTCGTCGCCCACCGAGGCCGCGGCGGAGAGCGCATCCTGGATATCCTGGTCGCTCAACGGTTCTAAGAACGGCACGCCGGTGCTCTCTTGCCTGACGGTCGATGCGTAGTGTGCCCAGACGCCTGCGTAGCAGTCCGCCTGTAGCTCGGTGCGCACGCCGGTGCCTGCCGCGCCCTGGGCGCCGTGCTGAGCGCGGCCGAGCACGCCCAGCAAATTCTGCACGTGATGACCATATTCATGGGCCACCACATACTCCTGCGCGAAGGGTCCTCCGCTAGAACCGAATTCTTCGACGAGTACCTGGAAGAAATCGGTGTCGAAGTATGCGGTTTGGTCCGCCGGGCAGTAGAAGGGCCCGACATCGCTGCTGGCCGGTCCGCATCCGG
It includes:
- a CDS encoding Rv2578c family radical SAM protein, whose translation is MRWAGQAVAINGKPVDDGALPGLQRIGFVRRVRAPEFDGITFHEVLCKSALNKVPNAALLPFRYTVNGYRGCSHGCRYCFARPTHEYLDFNCGSDFDSEVVVKTNVVEVLRRELHRASWRRETVALGTNTDPYQRAEGRYVLMPGIIGALAGSGTPMSILTKGTLLRRDLPLLAQASEQVPVALAVSLAVCDPELQRDVEPGTPAPAARLALVTAIREAGLDCHVMVAPVLPHLTDSVEHLDLLLGHIGAAGASGVTVFGLHLRGSTRGWFLSWLGRSHPELVGTYRELYRRGAYLPPSYRETLRQRVAPLIAKYRLAGDRHEAVPATESVVTQPRGQLTLF
- a CDS encoding heme-binding protein, with the translated sequence MKSWSIPAPSVRRTLAACGIGGVTAAALVIPSAGAAPNPCTAQGLFTTSSSVFAATGQYLEAHPALNQTLTDVNSQSDDQAQATVRDYFSANPGEYLEMREIVRPLGDLQDQCNSSVGPSRVGKLIQGLLA
- a CDS encoding MarR family winged helix-turn-helix transcriptional regulator yields the protein MRRGLDAGWKPTVPALVQLVAASRGPRLRAAFAAAGLDGIRPAQAVALVPLAGGALHASDVADRLGVSRQAVAQGMAALERHRYVTRVPNPADARTRIIRLTPRGRRALRVMRSDALDVEKQWQQILGQQRFGELRKTLQILLDAEADS
- a CDS encoding purple acid phosphatase family protein, which codes for MGDETQQHADGVAPPPGINRRKLLTTGAASAFLGMGVGVGGAALLWPRRHDPTVWYQPDTNGAAPVGGLHLQFGANAATEVVVSWHTTDAVRNPRVMLGTPTSGFGKTVAAATRTYRDAKSTTEVRVNHARLTNLTPDTDYVYAAVHDGADPQLGTIRTAPLGRKALRFTSFGDQATPTLGRLTGGRYVSDNLGSPAAADITVAIERIAPLFNLVNGDLCYANLALDRIRTWSDWFANNSRSARYRPWMPAAGNHENELGNGPIGFGAYQTYFALPDSGSPGELRGLWYSFTAGSVRVISLSNDDVAYQDGGASYIRGYSSGEQRHWLEGELAAARRSPEVDWVVVVMHQTAISTTDHTNGADLGIREEWLPLFDRYGVDLVLCGHEHHYERSHPVRGALGTDVRTPIPVDAGTDVIDATRGTVHLVIGGGGTSRPSNANFFPRPRCRVLTSVGPFDPALGHKAPRYVLEDAPWSAFRDRDNPYGFVAFDVDPGQPGGSTSIEATHYAVTGPFGTVTAIDQFTLTKPRGDAAS
- the ypfJ gene encoding KPN_02809 family neutral zinc metallopeptidase, giving the protein MTFNEGMRIDTSAASTSGSAAGGGGGRRMAVGGGLAGLAIVVIAMLLGVDPGGVLSQQPLDTRGDVAPGFDLSQCRTGADANTFVQCRVVATANSLDAVWKQLMPGYTRPNLRLFSGQVSTGCGPASSDVGPFYCPADQTAYFDTDFFQVLVEEFGSSGGPFAQEYVVAHEYGHHVQNLLGVLGRAQHGAQGAAGTGVRTELQADCYAGVWAHYASTVRQESTGVPFLEPLSDQDIQDALSAAASVGDDRIQEQVTGHISPESWTHGSSAQRQKWFTVGYQTGDPNKCDTFATRDLG